From the Brassica napus cultivar Da-Ae chromosome A8, Da-Ae, whole genome shotgun sequence genome, one window contains:
- the LOC106443513 gene encoding class V chitinase-like, producing MSSTKPTSLIVSITFFFFCLLLQHSSAQTVVKGSYWFPESEFPVTDINSSHFTHLFCAFADLNSQNNQVTISSTNQPKFSTFTQTVQRRNPSVKTLMSIGGGIANKSAFASMASNPTSRKSFIDSSIRLARSNGFHGLDLDWEYPSSATEMNNFGTLLREWRSAVAAEASSTSRPRLLLAAAVFYSSDYYSVLYPVQAVASSLDWVNLMAYDFYGPGWSTVTGPPAALNSPSNAGPSGDAGVRAWIQAGLQATQLVLGFPYYGYAWRLSNANSPSYYAATTGSAISPDGSIGYGQIRKFIVDNGATTVYNSTVVGDYCYAGTTWIGYDDNQSIVTKVRYAKQKGLRGYFSWHVGADDNSGLSRSASRAWDATVVTTVIRRKF from the exons ATGTCTTCAACAAAACCCACATCACTCATTGTCTCcatcaccttcttcttcttctgtcttCTCCTCCAACACTCATCGGCCCAAACCGTCGTTAAAGGGTCGTACTGGTTTCCAGAGAGTGAATTCCCAGTTACCGACATTAACTCATCTCACTTCACTCACCTCTTCTGTGCTTTCGCTGATCTCAACTCTCAAAACAATCAAGTCACTATCTCCTCCACCAACCAACCAAAATTTTCAACCTTTACACAAACCGTGCAAAGGAGAAACCCTTCAGTGAAAACCCTTATGTCTATCGGCGGTGGAATCGCTAATAAATCCGCGTTTGCTTCCATGGCAAGTAACCCAACATCTCGAAAATCATTCATCGATTCGTCTATTAGACTTGCTAGGTCCAATGGATTTCATGGTCTTGATCTGGACTGGGAGTATCCGAGTAGTGCAACGGAGATGAACAACTTCGGGACGCTACTTCGAGAATGGCGATCTGCGGTTGCAGCAGAAGCAAGTAGCACTAGTAGACCGCGTTTGCTTTTGGCGGCTGCAGTTTTCTACTCTTCTGATTACTATTCTGTACTGTACCCGGTTCAAGCTGTTGCCAGTAGCTTAGATTGGGTTAATCTTATGGCCTATGATTTTTATGGACCAGGTTGGTCCACCGTAACCGGTCCACCCGCCGCCCTCAATAGTCCTTCAAACGCAG GTCCGAGTGGCGACGCTGGAGTGAGGGCATGGATTCAAGCCGGACTTCAAGCAACGCAATTAGTCTTGGGATTTCCTTACTACGGCTACGCATGGCGTCTCTCAAACGCCAACAGTCCTAGCTATTACGCAGCCACCACTGGATCGGCAATTTCACCGGACGGTTCGATAGGATACGGTCAGATAAGAAAGTTTATAGTGGATAACGGAGCAACAACGGTTTATAATTCCACAGTGGTCGGAGATTACTGTTATGCTGGGACGACTTGGATAGGGTATGATGATAATCAGAGTATCGTGACGAAAGTGAGATACGCTAAGCAGAAAGGTCTGCGTGGTTACTTCTCGTGGCATGTTGGAGCTGACGATAACTCTGGTCTATCTCGTTCAG cGTCACGGGCATGGGATGCTACGGTGGTCACCACGGTTATCCGAAGGAAGTTTTAA
- the LOC106437882 gene encoding peptidyl-prolyl cis-trans isomerase FKBP17-1, chloroplastic-like → MIRCFARAPFIATVHFASPPSITISASHSPASSVSASRREISLSIIAVSSGYFSSPARAEFSEIPNSGGVKSLDLRIGDGEVPIEGDQVAIHYYGRLAAKQGWRFDSTYDHKDSSGDSVPFTFILGSTNVIPGIETAVRSMKVGGIRRVVIPPSQGYQNTSQEPLPPNFFDRQRLFTTIFNPTRLANGEGSTLGTLVFDIELVSTRRPNR, encoded by the exons atgattcgGTGCTTCGCGCGTGCCCCTTTCATCGCCACCGTCCATTTCGCATCTCCACCATCCATCACCATCTCCGCATCTCATTCTCCCGCCTCGTCAGTATCAGCATCCAGAAGAGAAATATCTCTATCCATTATCGCCGTCTCCTCCGGTTACTTCTCTTCTCCGGCACGAGCTGAGTTCTCTGAAATCCCTAACTCCGGCGGAGTTAAGAGTCTCGACCTCCGAATCGGCGACGGTGAAGTCCCCATCGAAGGAGATCAG GTTGCAATACATTACTATGGGAGATTAGCTGCGAAGCAAGGATGGAGATTTGATTCAACGTATGATCATAAAGACAGTAGTGGAGACTCTGTTCCTTTTACATTCATCCTTGGTTCTACCAAT GTTATTCCGGGGATCGAAACAGCTGTGAGGTCGATGAAAGTAGGAGGGATTCGTCGGGTGGTTATACCTCCGTCTCAAGGCTACCAGAACACATCACAAGAACCTCTCCCACCAAAT TTCTTTGACAGACAAAGACTCTTCACGACTATCTTTAACCCAACACGCCTTGCCAATGGTGAAGGCTCTACTCTTGGAACCCTCGTTTTCGATATCGAACTCGTCAGTACCAGACGCCCTAACCGATGA
- the LOC106437881 gene encoding protein PHLOEM PROTEIN 2-LIKE A1 — MSTIQARWVPIQSPVEDKAMKPLNYETKKPHNYETILRDADLPIPPSTEQLRSGVLLKKLIKYWVDDRNINCFMIFPRKLSITWSDDPNYWTWLPNDSPNEKGVEAAELNNVCWLDITGKFDTSNLTPGITYEVVFKMKLEDPAYGWDTPVNVKLVFPNGKDKQQEKKVSLREQPRYQWVDIKVGDFKHERDSVGEIIFSMYEHAAGVWKKGLFLKGVAIRPKYNN; from the exons ATGTCTACCATTCAGGCAAGGTGGGTACCGATTCAATCTCCGGTGGAAGATAAGGCGATGAAACCACTCAACTATGAGACGAAGAAACCACATAACTATGAGACCATTCTCAGAGACGCAGATCTTCCAATCCCCCCTTCCACCGAACAACTACGTTCTGGTGTTCTCTTGAAAAAACTG ATCAAATATTGGGTGGACGACAGAAACATCAATTGCTTCATGATATTTCCAAGGAAACTCTCTATCACTTGGTCTGATGACCCTAACTATTGGACATGGCTTCCCAACGACTCACCAAA CGAGAAAGGTGTAGAAGCTGCGGAATTGAATAACGTGTGTTGGCTCGACATCACGGGCAAATTCGACACAAGTAATCTCACTCCTGGGATTACGTACGAGGTGGTCTTTAAGATGAAGCTAGAGGATCCTGCCTACGGATGGGACACGCCGGTGAACGTAAAGCTAGTGTTTCCTAACGGTAAGGACAAACAACAGGAGAAAAAAGTGAGTTTAAGAGAACAACCGAGGTATCAATGGGTCGATATTAAAGTCGGAGATTTCAAGCATGAGAGAGATTCCGTCGGAGAGATCATCTTCTCAATGTATGAGCATGCAGCTGGTGTTTGGAAGAAAGGGCTCTTCCTCAAAGGTGTTGCAATTCGTCCCAAGTACAATAATTAA